In one uncultured Methanobrevibacter sp. genomic region, the following are encoded:
- the mtaA gene encoding methylcobamide:CoM methyltransferase MtaA: MNLKENLENALLGENVEIKPVISVTQAGIIEAMNKTNTSWPKAHENPKQMATLGSSLHELAGLECARIPFGLTVEAQSMGAQVNLGNNERTPEVTGSPFEVADDIEAPEDFLENGRIPVVLEAIDILKEKYDNLPIIVGITGPFTLTGHLLGIENVVRYMKTDPDEIEIAMENCLDASIDYIEAIQEHEADIICVNEPTASPELIDPLQFKSLIKPNLEDIADAIDTPKVLHICGSTQPIISDMASVGFDGISVEEAVDIPEAKKSIENNCVIIGNISTSKTLLSGTPQDINQEVKKVLDEDIDIIAPSCGLAPNTPLANVKELVNARNEYFNI; encoded by the coding sequence ATGAATTTAAAAGAAAATCTTGAAAATGCTCTTTTAGGTGAAAATGTTGAAATTAAACCTGTTATAAGTGTAACACAAGCTGGAATTATTGAAGCTATGAATAAGACAAATACTTCATGGCCGAAAGCACATGAAAATCCAAAACAAATGGCCACATTAGGAAGTTCACTTCATGAATTAGCTGGTCTTGAATGTGCAAGAATACCTTTTGGACTTACAGTAGAAGCACAATCAATGGGCGCTCAAGTAAATCTTGGAAATAATGAAAGAACACCAGAAGTAACTGGAAGTCCTTTTGAAGTAGCAGATGACATTGAAGCACCAGAGGATTTTTTAGAAAATGGACGTATTCCAGTAGTACTTGAAGCTATTGATATTTTAAAAGAAAAATATGATAATCTCCCAATAATTGTTGGAATTACTGGACCATTTACATTAACTGGTCATTTACTTGGAATTGAGAATGTTGTGAGATATATGAAAACTGATCCTGATGAAATAGAAATAGCTATGGAAAATTGTCTTGATGCAAGTATTGATTATATTGAAGCAATTCAAGAACATGAAGCTGATATTATCTGTGTAAATGAACCTACTGCTTCACCAGAATTAATTGACCCCCTACAATTTAAATCTCTAATTAAACCTAATTTAGAAGATATTGCAGATGCTATTGACACGCCAAAAGTACTGCATATTTGTGGTTCCACACAACCAATAATAAGTGACATGGCATCTGTTGGTTTTGATGGTATAAGTGTAGAAGAAGCAGTAGATATTCCTGAAGCTAAAAAAAGTATAGAAAATAACTGCGTCATTATAGGAAATATTTCAACATCAAAAACATTATTAAGTGGAACTCCACAAGACATAAATCAAGAAGTTAAAAAAGTATTAGATGAAGATATCGATATTATAGCTCCAAGTTGTGGATTAGCTCCAAATACGCCACTAGCTAATGTTAAAGAACTTGTAAATGCTAGAAATGAATATTTTAATATTTAA
- a CDS encoding translation initiation factor IF-2 subunit beta, with protein MEEYEKLLNRAIDQLPPEVFEHKRFKIPKAYSDIQGNRTFIKNFKDVAEDLNRDPQHVLKFLLRELGTAGNLEGSRAILQGKFTHYLINERLEDYVEKYVICHECNRPDTKIIREDRIFILKCAACGAKAPLKPL; from the coding sequence ATGGAAGAATATGAGAAATTATTAAATAGAGCAATAGACCAATTACCTCCTGAAGTATTTGAACACAAAAGATTTAAAATTCCTAAAGCTTATTCAGATATACAAGGTAACAGAACTTTTATAAAAAACTTTAAAGATGTTGCTGAAGACTTAAACAGAGACCCACAACATGTATTAAAATTTTTATTAAGAGAATTAGGTACTGCAGGTAACTTAGAAGGTTCAAGAGCTATTTTACAAGGTAAATTTACACATTACTTAATTAACGAAAGATTAGAAGATTATGTGGAAAAATATGTTATTTGCCACGAATGTAATAGGCCAGATACCAAAATTATTAGAGAAGATAGGATTTTCATATTAAAATGTGCAGCATGTGGTGCTAAAGCTCCATTAAAACCATTATAA
- a CDS encoding RlmE family RNA methyltransferase, with amino-acid sequence MGSRWQMEKKHDPYYKKAKKEEYRSRASYKIKQLDKKFKLIKEGDTVVDLGAAPGGWSQVALEKVGEEGLVIGVDLNRIKPFPEENFYGIRGDFTTTEIQEKVMNLIGGKAKIVISDASPSLCGIKNIDQLRSIDLTNTVIGIADNILEPKGNLVMKVFQGPEYKDMLTRLKKKYRQVKTTKPPSSRKKSSEMYVVGLGFKPRKNKKNKD; translated from the coding sequence ATGGGTAGTCGTTGGCAAATGGAAAAAAAACATGATCCATATTATAAAAAAGCTAAAAAAGAAGAATATCGTTCACGAGCATCTTACAAAATCAAACAATTAGATAAAAAATTTAAACTTATCAAAGAAGGAGATACTGTTGTTGACCTTGGAGCTGCTCCTGGTGGCTGGTCACAAGTTGCTTTAGAAAAAGTTGGAGAAGAAGGTCTTGTAATTGGAGTGGATTTAAACAGAATAAAACCATTTCCTGAAGAAAATTTCTATGGAATTAGAGGAGATTTTACAACAACCGAAATCCAAGAAAAAGTTATGAATTTAATTGGTGGTAAAGCTAAAATAGTAATTTCTGATGCATCACCATCACTTTGTGGAATTAAAAATATTGATCAATTAAGATCAATTGATTTAACAAATACAGTTATTGGAATAGCAGATAATATTTTAGAACCTAAAGGAAATCTAGTTATGAAAGTATTTCAAGGTCCAGAATATAAAGATATGTTAACTCGACTTAAAAAGAAATACAGGCAAGTTAAAACAACAAAACCACCATCTTCCCGTAAAAAAAGTTCTGAAATGTATGTTGTAGGATTAGGGTTTAAACCTAGAAAAAATAAAAAAAATAAAGATTAA
- the tmk gene encoding dTMP kinase, which translates to MYIVFEGIDGAGKSTQINLLKYWLTENGFDVEKVVEPTDSEVGKLIREMLQRSDATTDKVQKALGLLFAADRMLIMDKLNDDSKVILSDRSFISSLAYQKPVEWIKQINKYAKEPDLVLLLDMDVKTSVNRCSKDDVFENEEFLKEVRTNYLELVGDFNHAVIDATNGLNKVSIDIKKAVAPYMGICPDCIR; encoded by the coding sequence ATGTATATTGTTTTTGAAGGAATTGATGGTGCAGGTAAATCAACTCAAATTAATTTGTTAAAATATTGGTTAACAGAAAATGGTTTTGATGTTGAAAAAGTGGTGGAACCAACAGATTCAGAAGTTGGGAAGTTAATTAGGGAAATGTTACAAAGAAGTGATGCAACAACGGATAAAGTTCAAAAAGCATTGGGATTATTATTTGCTGCAGATAGGATGCTTATTATGGATAAACTTAATGATGATTCTAAGGTTATTTTAAGTGATCGTTCTTTTATTTCTAGTTTGGCTTATCAAAAACCTGTAGAATGGATTAAACAAATTAATAAATATGCAAAAGAACCTGATTTGGTTTTACTTTTGGATATGGATGTTAAAACTTCTGTAAATCGTTGTTCTAAAGATGATGTATTTGAAAATGAAGAATTTTTAAAGGAGGTAAGAACTAATTATCTGGAGCTTGTTGGCGATTTTAATCATGCAGTAATTGATGCAACAAATGGATTAAATAAAGTATCAATTGATATTAAAAAAGCTGTAGCTCCTTATATGGGTATATGTCCTGATTGTATTAGGTGA
- a CDS encoding tyrosine--tRNA ligase, whose protein sequence is MSIEEKIQLIEEGTLEVIDTEELKEVLKKEQPIAYTGYEPSGKIHLGHAVTVQKLKTLQKLGFKIKILLADYHAFLNGKGTVEEIAETAQYNMKCFKALGLDETTEFVFGSSFQLSEDYTSKVYKLATMTTLKRARRSMDQVSRHDDNPKVASVIYPIMQTVDMAALDVDIALGGMEQRKIQMLARENLEKIGEKVPVCIHTPLLHGLDGDAKMSSSKGNFIAVDDSVEEITQKIKKSYCPQGEVEGNPMIEIAETFVYPNQKTLLIKRPEKFGGDIELTHDQLITDFSNGDLHPMDLKNGIKDFLIEHFAPVREYMEE, encoded by the coding sequence ATGAGCATTGAAGAAAAAATTCAATTAATTGAAGAAGGAACATTGGAAGTTATAGATACTGAAGAATTAAAAGAAGTTCTTAAAAAAGAACAACCTATAGCTTATACTGGATATGAACCTTCTGGTAAAATCCATTTAGGTCATGCAGTAACCGTGCAAAAACTTAAAACATTACAGAAATTAGGTTTTAAAATTAAAATACTTCTCGCAGACTACCATGCTTTTTTAAATGGTAAAGGAACTGTTGAAGAAATTGCTGAAACTGCACAGTACAATATGAAATGCTTCAAAGCTTTAGGTTTAGATGAAACTACTGAATTTGTATTTGGTTCAAGCTTCCAATTAAGTGAAGATTACACATCTAAAGTTTACAAATTAGCAACTATGACTACTTTAAAAAGAGCTAGGAGAAGTATGGATCAAGTAAGTCGTCATGACGATAATCCAAAAGTAGCTAGTGTAATTTATCCAATTATGCAAACTGTTGATATGGCTGCATTAGATGTTGATATTGCTCTTGGTGGAATGGAACAAAGAAAAATTCAAATGCTTGCTCGTGAAAACTTAGAAAAAATTGGAGAAAAAGTTCCAGTTTGTATTCATACTCCATTATTACATGGTCTTGATGGCGATGCAAAAATGTCTTCAAGTAAAGGAAATTTCATAGCTGTTGATGATTCAGTAGAAGAAATTACTCAAAAAATCAAGAAAAGCTACTGCCCACAAGGTGAAGTTGAAGGCAATCCAATGATTGAAATAGCAGAAACATTTGTATACCCAAATCAGAAAACTTTACTTATTAAAAGACCTGAAAAGTTCGGAGGAGACATTGAACTTACTCATGATCAATTAATCACTGATTTCTCAAATGGAGATTTACATCCAATGGACTTAAAAAATGGGATTAAAGATTTCTTAATTGAACATTTTGCTCCTGTAAGAGAATACATGGAGGAATAA
- a CDS encoding methylamine methyltransferase corrinoid protein reductive activase, which yields MVNHYAIAIDIGTSGIRAQSYDLTTKETISTAITLRHPLPGANVVDHLHFALNISRETAHHILISTINKIIDNLDINLNEVERLSVCGNPIQLSLFNNIEIRDLAFWGDNALKEKNIIPPSRKSKILNPKILGLNINKNAKVYIPPAIKHEIGADALAMLYKSKALEKKEYSIIIDFGTNAEMALIIDEEIYTASAAAGPAIEGQNIKKGKLASPGAICDINKEETYWRMKVLNDKLIITNGDLINPDNGEIIEKSDIKANGITGTGVIAAFSLGLEDELIKDGKIKNTIYLQDDVYLNQDDISNIGKALGAFRAGQLTLSESADILIDEIENVYMAGASGFYVDAEKSLNIGQIPPCPSHVYQIGNTSLAMAKDIVLNPELLNTLQKLADKLENNHVMLATSKIFEKIYSLELAIYDQGMPFWMYNQWLQKYDIQEVPNIKTQPEITKLHQQDIGDLGKNNLKTIDIQNTLTTNFNKCIYCMACVNNCPENALSLEKKEFKLRTDLCSGLGCLRCVQNCKENAFKYEKFYKEMVII from the coding sequence ATGGTAAATCATTATGCAATAGCTATAGATATTGGAACTAGTGGAATCAGAGCCCAAAGTTATGATTTAACCACCAAAGAAACAATATCTACAGCTATAACATTAAGACATCCTTTGCCAGGAGCCAATGTAGTTGATCATCTTCATTTTGCATTGAATATTAGTCGTGAAACTGCTCATCATATTCTTATATCAACAATAAATAAGATTATAGATAATTTAGATATAAATTTAAATGAAGTAGAAAGATTATCAGTTTGTGGAAATCCTATACAATTATCATTATTTAATAATATTGAAATAAGAGACTTAGCTTTTTGGGGAGACAATGCTTTAAAAGAAAAAAACATAATTCCCCCATCTAGAAAATCTAAAATATTAAATCCAAAAATATTAGGATTAAATATTAACAAAAATGCCAAAGTTTACATTCCCCCAGCTATTAAACATGAAATCGGAGCAGACGCATTGGCTATGCTTTATAAATCTAAAGCATTGGAAAAAAAGGAATATTCCATTATAATAGACTTTGGAACAAATGCAGAAATGGCATTGATTATAGATGAAGAAATTTACACAGCATCAGCGGCTGCAGGACCTGCTATTGAAGGACAGAATATTAAAAAAGGCAAATTAGCTTCTCCTGGAGCAATCTGTGATATTAACAAAGAAGAAACATACTGGAGGATGAAAGTTCTTAATGATAAATTAATAATCACAAACGGAGATTTAATAAACCCCGATAATGGAGAAATCATTGAAAAATCAGATATTAAAGCAAATGGAATTACTGGAACCGGAGTAATAGCTGCATTTAGTTTAGGTTTAGAAGATGAACTTATTAAAGATGGTAAAATTAAAAATACCATCTATTTACAAGATGATGTCTATTTAAACCAAGATGACATTTCAAATATCGGGAAAGCATTAGGTGCTTTTAGAGCAGGACAATTAACACTTTCGGAAAGTGCAGATATTCTTATAGACGAGATAGAAAATGTATATATGGCTGGTGCTTCTGGATTTTATGTTGATGCTGAAAAATCATTAAATATAGGTCAAATTCCACCTTGTCCTAGTCATGTTTATCAAATTGGAAATACTTCACTAGCTATGGCTAAAGATATTGTATTAAATCCAGAATTATTAAATACTTTGCAGAAATTAGCTGATAAACTTGAAAATAATCATGTAATGCTTGCAACTTCTAAGATATTTGAGAAAATATACTCATTAGAACTAGCTATTTACGATCAAGGAATGCCTTTTTGGATGTATAATCAATGGTTACAAAAATATGATATTCAAGAAGTTCCAAATATTAAGACACAACCTGAAATAACAAAATTACATCAACAAGATATAGGAGATTTAGGAAAAAATAATTTAAAAACAATTGATATTCAAAATACATTAACAACTAATTTTAACAAGTGCATTTATTGTATGGCCTGTGTGAATAATTGCCCAGAAAATGCATTGTCTCTTGAGAAAAAGGAATTTAAGTTAAGAACTGATTTATGTTCAGGACTTGGTTGTTTGAGATGTGTTCAAAATTGTAAAGAAAATGCATTTAAATATGAAAAATTTTACAAAGAAATGGTGATAATATGA
- the mtaB gene encoding methanol--corrinoid protein co-methyltransferase MtaB, giving the protein MKRYTKMEYENPDEMVFGFSKYPVKTKKGLKIGAGYVNPIIKVAPKEGTENSKESMVSECRNIAISACQRAVNIGLPSFILEQEHIAQQTAHPDWAGACTQAQVEILEKFQDEYGIKTALKATPADIRDESKEQDYRSSLQYQQIMESIEECCENGASIICIETTGGKSVSDYGISRGDPRALLFGIGVLGSIDMEFMWNEIVNICNKHNVIPGGDTNCSQSNTAMFLAGGLLDKDCSHTLAAIARAIGAGNSLVAVECGAKGPLKDCGYENPIVKAISGVPIATEGKNAVCAHSDLMGNLIAGITDCWSNESVYHREEMGGTTPEVWLQATGFEAALMNTAIETENEKTLRDLYTLADKYRDPQALILAYDNAYRIGEAIVEYSDDPYQRSIAGALEAGKIITEAVEDKKIQLTRFEQDSLDGAMKIYNKLGDDSSKFIKQSSKRYGRKVEDFDPKNYEL; this is encoded by the coding sequence ATGAAAAGGTATACTAAAATGGAGTATGAAAATCCTGATGAAATGGTATTTGGATTTTCAAAATATCCTGTTAAAACTAAAAAAGGACTAAAAATAGGAGCAGGTTATGTTAATCCAATAATTAAAGTTGCTCCAAAAGAAGGGACTGAAAATTCAAAAGAAAGCATGGTATCAGAATGTAGAAATATTGCAATAAGTGCTTGTCAAAGGGCAGTGAATATTGGATTACCCTCCTTTATTTTAGAACAAGAACATATTGCTCAACAAACAGCACATCCAGACTGGGCAGGAGCATGTACTCAAGCACAAGTTGAAATTCTTGAAAAATTTCAAGATGAATATGGAATTAAAACTGCACTTAAAGCTACTCCTGCAGATATTAGAGATGAATCAAAAGAGCAAGACTACAGAAGTTCACTCCAATATCAACAGATTATGGAAAGTATCGAAGAATGTTGTGAAAATGGAGCTTCCATAATCTGTATTGAAACTACTGGTGGAAAATCTGTTTCAGACTACGGTATTTCAAGAGGAGACCCAAGAGCATTACTATTTGGAATTGGTGTCTTAGGTAGTATTGATATGGAATTTATGTGGAATGAAATAGTAAACATCTGTAATAAACATAATGTAATCCCAGGAGGAGACACAAACTGTTCCCAATCAAATACAGCAATGTTTTTAGCTGGAGGATTATTAGATAAAGATTGTTCACATACATTAGCAGCAATAGCCAGAGCTATCGGTGCTGGAAATAGTTTAGTTGCTGTGGAATGTGGTGCAAAAGGACCTCTTAAAGATTGTGGTTATGAAAATCCTATTGTAAAAGCTATTAGTGGAGTCCCAATTGCAACAGAAGGAAAAAATGCTGTTTGTGCTCATTCTGATTTAATGGGAAATTTAATTGCAGGAATAACTGATTGTTGGAGTAATGAATCTGTATACCACCGAGAGGAAATGGGAGGAACTACTCCAGAGGTTTGGTTGCAGGCAACAGGATTTGAAGCTGCTTTAATGAATACTGCTATTGAAACTGAAAATGAAAAAACATTAAGAGATTTATATACTTTAGCAGATAAATATCGGGACCCTCAGGCATTAATCCTCGCATATGATAATGCATATAGAATTGGTGAAGCTATTGTAGAATATAGTGATGATCCTTACCAAAGAAGTATAGCTGGAGCTCTTGAAGCAGGTAAAATCATAACTGAAGCAGTTGAAGATAAAAAAATACAATTAACCAGATTTGAACAAGATAGTCTTGATGGTGCTATGAAAATATATAACAAATTAGGAGACGATTCATCTAAATTCATCAAACAATCATCAAAAAGATATGGTCGTAAGGTAGAGGACTTTGATCCTAAAAATTATGAATTATAA
- a CDS encoding 60S ribosomal export protein NMD3, protein MIFMFCVECGSTDKKMVGDICIDCFLKDFQMVNIPENIKVEICSHCNSRIEEGKWTDSFLPEDEIIYRALERNIEINDLVENEIINLEIDQVKGTIANCYVEVLGEVYGTQLDETHDTSVRIMKTVCPTCSKLQAGYYESVVQFRADNREIKSEEYAKADEVVKRTLNKQSKTDKLAYCPQIAKLKEGYDYYIGSLKSGRKVADSLKEEFGGIIKESPRLISEDKSTGKGLYRIWISIRIPEFEIDDFIKYDDKILQVKDIDKNRVVGINIKDHKRHTIPLKESEDITLLKKSDEIETTTIISKSPTNIQILDPADYSAVDLDMQDEFKDSNIGDEIKLIKINNYMYLLK, encoded by the coding sequence ATGATTTTTATGTTTTGTGTAGAATGTGGAAGTACAGATAAAAAAATGGTTGGAGATATTTGTATTGACTGTTTTTTAAAAGATTTCCAAATGGTGAACATTCCAGAGAATATTAAAGTAGAAATTTGTAGCCATTGTAATAGTAGAATTGAAGAAGGAAAATGGACAGACTCTTTTTTACCAGAAGATGAAATAATTTATCGTGCTTTAGAACGAAACATCGAAATCAATGATCTTGTTGAAAATGAAATCATAAACCTTGAAATTGATCAAGTAAAAGGAACAATAGCTAACTGTTATGTAGAAGTTCTTGGAGAAGTTTATGGAACCCAACTTGATGAAACTCATGATACTTCTGTAAGAATAATGAAAACAGTTTGTCCAACATGCAGTAAACTTCAAGCAGGATATTATGAATCTGTTGTTCAATTTAGAGCTGACAATAGAGAAATAAAATCTGAGGAATATGCTAAAGCTGATGAAGTTGTAAAAAGAACTTTGAATAAACAAAGTAAAACAGATAAATTAGCTTATTGTCCTCAAATAGCTAAATTAAAAGAAGGATATGATTATTATATAGGCTCTTTAAAATCTGGAAGAAAAGTAGCTGATAGCTTAAAAGAAGAATTTGGAGGAATTATTAAAGAATCTCCAAGACTTATCAGTGAAGATAAATCTACTGGAAAAGGTCTTTATAGAATATGGATTTCAATTAGGATTCCTGAATTTGAAATAGATGATTTTATCAAATATGATGATAAAATACTGCAAGTAAAAGATATTGATAAAAATAGAGTTGTTGGAATAAATATTAAAGACCATAAAAGACATACAATACCTTTAAAAGAAAGTGAGGACATAACACTTCTTAAAAAATCAGATGAAATTGAAACAACAACAATCATTTCAAAATCACCAACTAACATCCAAATTTTAGATCCTGCAGATTATTCTGCTGTCGATTTAGATATGCAAGATGAATTTAAAGATTCAAATATTGGTGACGAAATTAAACTTATTAAAATTAACAATTATATGTATTTACTTAAGTGA
- a CDS encoding minichromosome maintenance protein MCM — protein sequence MNASTKSRTSVAKFEEFFSTSYKDDVFEILEKYPDERSLTVDYNDLEMFDPDLADLLIEKPEEVIEASKSAIKNIDPLVKDADLNIRFENLSNVIPLKTLLSKYIGTFVAADGIVRKTDEIRPRIETGVFECRGCMRLHEVEQRSDSRIIEPSLCSECGGRSFRLLQEESKYVDTQTARMQEPLENLSGGTEPKQMLMVLEDDLVDQLNPGDKVRITGTLKTFREERSGKFKNYIYVNHIEPLEQEFEELQLTEEDEAKIIELSKDPNIYEKIIKSTAPSIRGYRDVKEAIALQLFGGAAKELEDETRLRGDIHILIVGDPGIGKSQMLKYVSKLAPRSIYTSGKGTTGAGLTAAAVRDELGGWSLEAGALVLGDQGNVCVDELDKMRSEDRSALHEALEQQTVSIAKAGIMATLNSRCSVLAAANPKFGRFDRFKILAEQIDLPSPILSRFDLIFVVEDKPSIKGDSELAQHILQIHQENTVNYEIEPELLRKYIAYARKNVNPKLTDEANMVLKEFYVSTRNSSGDEESPVPITARQLEAIIRLAEASAKIRLKDTVDKEDAQKAVRLQLACLKEVGVDPETGEIDIDKVEGRTPKSDRDKLQRITSEIELLEEEYAGQAPINVLISNMSDKYDISEEKVEEMIRNLKHKGVIYEPTNGYLKKA from the coding sequence ATGAATGCTAGTACAAAATCACGAACATCTGTTGCAAAATTTGAGGAATTTTTCTCCACATCATATAAAGATGATGTGTTTGAAATCCTTGAAAAATACCCTGATGAACGATCACTTACTGTAGATTACAATGATTTAGAAATGTTTGATCCAGATTTAGCAGATTTATTAATTGAAAAACCTGAAGAAGTTATTGAAGCATCAAAAAGTGCAATAAAAAATATTGACCCATTAGTAAAAGATGCTGATCTTAACATACGTTTTGAAAACCTTTCTAATGTAATCCCATTAAAAACACTTTTAAGTAAATATATTGGAACATTTGTCGCTGCAGATGGGATTGTAAGAAAAACAGATGAAATAAGACCTAGAATTGAAACTGGTGTCTTTGAGTGTAGAGGTTGTATGAGATTACATGAAGTCGAGCAACGTTCCGATAGCAGAATTATAGAACCTTCTTTATGTAGTGAATGTGGCGGAAGATCATTTAGATTATTGCAAGAAGAATCAAAATATGTAGACACCCAAACTGCAAGAATGCAAGAACCTTTAGAAAATTTATCTGGAGGAACTGAACCTAAACAAATGTTAATGGTTTTAGAAGATGATTTAGTAGATCAATTAAATCCTGGAGATAAAGTAAGGATTACTGGAACTTTAAAAACATTTAGAGAAGAACGCAGTGGTAAATTTAAAAATTATATTTATGTGAATCATATTGAACCATTAGAACAAGAATTTGAAGAATTGCAACTTACTGAAGAAGATGAAGCCAAAATCATAGAACTTTCTAAAGACCCAAATATTTATGAGAAAATCATCAAATCAACAGCTCCTTCAATTAGAGGATATAGAGATGTGAAAGAAGCTATTGCTCTACAATTATTTGGAGGTGCTGCAAAAGAGCTTGAAGATGAAACTAGATTAAGAGGAGATATCCATATTTTAATCGTAGGGGATCCTGGTATCGGTAAATCCCAAATGCTTAAATATGTTTCAAAATTAGCTCCAAGAAGTATTTATACAAGTGGTAAAGGTACTACTGGAGCAGGGTTAACTGCAGCAGCAGTTAGAGATGAATTAGGTGGATGGTCCCTTGAAGCAGGTGCATTAGTACTTGGAGATCAAGGAAATGTTTGTGTTGACGAATTGGATAAAATGAGATCAGAAGATCGTTCAGCACTTCACGAAGCATTAGAACAACAAACTGTAAGTATTGCTAAAGCCGGAATCATGGCTACATTAAATTCAAGATGTTCAGTTCTTGCAGCTGCAAACCCCAAATTTGGAAGATTTGACAGATTCAAAATACTTGCAGAACAAATTGATTTACCTTCCCCAATCTTATCTCGTTTCGATTTAATATTTGTTGTGGAAGATAAACCAAGTATAAAAGGAGATTCAGAACTCGCACAGCATATTCTTCAAATACACCAAGAAAATACTGTGAATTATGAAATCGAACCTGAATTACTTAGAAAATATATTGCATATGCTCGTAAAAATGTAAATCCAAAACTTACTGATGAAGCAAATATGGTTTTAAAAGAGTTTTATGTAAGTACAAGAAACAGTTCTGGAGATGAAGAATCACCAGTTCCAATTACTGCAAGGCAATTAGAAGCAATTATCCGTTTAGCTGAAGCTAGTGCAAAAATAAGACTTAAAGATACTGTAGATAAAGAAGATGCTCAAAAAGCTGTAAGATTACAATTAGCTTGTCTTAAAGAAGTCGGTGTAGATCCTGAAACTGGAGAAATAGATATTGACAAAGTAGAAGGAAGAACACCAAAATCAGATAGGGACAAATTACAAAGAATCACTTCTGAAATTGAATTACTTGAAGAAGAATATGCTGGACAAGCTCCAATAAATGTTTTAATATCTAATATGAGTGACAAATATGATATTAGTGAAGAAAAAGTAGAGGAAATGATTAGAAACTTAAAACACAAAGGAGTAATCTACGAACCAACAAATGGTTATCTTAAAAAAGCATAA
- the mtaC gene encoding methanol--corrinoid protein MtaC — MTYKDLEDKINQQNIAIRYNIVIEGAAIKPEEYPEVKENLPTEEPFKSIALGVLYEDKGKVLNDVKESLNQGISPLDIINKGLMKGIDAVSLLYTNGVYFLPDLMLAGDAMMESVKECEKVLGHKSETKGTVVCFVAEGDPHDIGKNLILMFLRAAGYEAIDLGRDVPADKVVEAVKKYHPLFMTGTALMTTTMTAFPKVVDALEKEGLEVPAIGCGGGAVRKDYVESMPMTVYGVEAYHTPKLADAILKNHKTWEDLRKEYSEIVGEFVPEYSN, encoded by the coding sequence ATGACTTACAAAGATTTAGAAGATAAAATAAATCAACAGAACATAGCTATACGATACAATATAGTTATTGAAGGTGCTGCTATAAAACCTGAAGAATATCCTGAAGTTAAAGAAAATTTACCAACTGAAGAACCATTTAAATCTATAGCTTTAGGAGTGCTTTATGAAGATAAAGGAAAAGTTCTAAATGATGTTAAAGAATCATTAAACCAAGGAATATCTCCTTTAGATATTATAAACAAAGGACTTATGAAAGGTATTGATGCAGTGAGTTTACTTTATACAAATGGAGTTTATTTCCTACCAGATTTAATGCTTGCTGGAGATGCAATGATGGAAAGTGTAAAAGAATGTGAGAAAGTTCTTGGACACAAAAGTGAAACAAAAGGAACGGTTGTCTGTTTTGTTGCTGAAGGTGACCCTCATGACATAGGTAAAAACTTAATCTTAATGTTTTTAAGAGCTGCAGGATATGAAGCTATTGATTTAGGAAGAGATGTGCCTGCAGATAAAGTCGTCGAAGCAGTTAAAAAATATCACCCATTATTTATGACTGGTACCGCTCTTATGACCACTACAATGACAGCATTTCCAAAAGTTGTAGATGCCCTTGAAAAAGAAGGATTAGAAGTACCAGCAATAGGATGTGGTGGTGGAGCTGTAAGAAAAGATTATGTTGAAAGTATGCCTATGACAGTATACGGAGTAGAAGCTTACCACACTCCAAAACTAGCAGATGCAATATTAAAAAACCATAAAACATGGGAAGATTTAAGAAAAGAATATAGTGAAATCGTTGGAGAATTTGTGCCAGAGTATTCAAATTAG